Within Fusarium fujikuroi IMI 58289 draft genome, chromosome FFUJ_chr08, the genomic segment ATTGTCCGAGGTGTCATCTAAGCTGTCCTGGAGTCGCGATTGAAGAGCAAACTGCAACTTGGGGGAATGGGGCAGTAATTGAGCAAGCCAATCTTGGATCAGGGCACGTGGAGAGAAATTCGCAGCGACGATGTTccggaagaagaagaatagaaCGGGACAGTTCTCAGTTGTCCGCAAATGCTGAATCAAACTGGCTGCCATTACAGACTTGCCGGCTCCAGGGACGCCTTTGATCCAGAGACTACCATGGTCGGGAGAATCATGCCACTTGCGATACTCTTCTGTTTCGCATATCCAGAGTCCAGTGCCTGGAGCCTGGGATAACAGATGGCGACGATACTCTGAGCTTTCGGCGAGGTAATCAGTGGGCTGGAGCCATTCTCTCAGCTCAGCAACTGTCTCCGGGCTCAGCGCAGTGTCTTGATGATCAACGACATCGTATTCTTCAGCAGTATTCGCAGATTTAGGCATTTTgacaccaagatcaaaaCACCATGACAATGGCACGATTACTATACGTAAAGGTATTGGATGAGGGAGGTGGTCCTGAATTTATAGCACGACGACGCATGTCAGACGGAGGAGGCAGCAATCGCGCTCTTCTAACCAATGACGCTAATGATTGGCCCAGACAGCATTGGATGTTTCAACCATCCCACTCCGGGCCACTACAGTGCTGTTACTTTGGACTGCAACATGGGACTGTTCAGCATTATTTTTTACCAATGTTGGTGTGGTTCAAGAGGCTTATCGTATTGGTGGTCGGAAGAAACAGATCGTGAAGTCGAGGAGTCGCGCGACTCGCATTGGAATGCGACTACGGTCATGGCGTAATAGAGGAGTTCTGAGGGCGCTCAGCGTAAGACTGATTGCGAAGAGGTCACCAAGCCTGGTTTGTCTGGTCTGTCTGGAGCCATGCACAAGCACACGCATGGATGGATAGCTTCCACCCAGTGAGTGATGACTGTTGTAAGAAAGCGAAATCGCGGCCTCGAGGAATAATCAAGGAAACATGGCACGGCCATGAATGGAAGCGATTGATGTTGTAAATCGTATTGGGCTATTCTACGGAGTATATTAACCAAGACTTCGATGTGGATTCTCGGCGTCCGTCGCGTCGCATCGCGTCGCATCGTATCGTATCATCGCGTCAAATTGTCATAATCGGAGGGATACCGTCGCAGGTCGAGTCAATTGGTGAGGATGGCTCGATTCGGTACCGTAGAGAAGCGATGGAATAGATTTGGTCTGATGTGTCAGTTCAATTGCGATTAATGAGGAAGCGGCGAACATCCAACCAGTACCTCGTTGCAGAATAATTGTTCTAGTCCGTGCTGGCGCTTTGCTTGATGAAACTGAGAGCCTGAAGTTCCCTGACCGTGGACAGGGCCACCAGGGCCTTGTCCAATGGCAAGTCCAGCGATCGAGCCAAGTCGCCTCTACTTTGTGTTGTAATAGATAGCGACGTTTTGTCGTTTGGAGATGGGGCTGAAAAAGTATCGAGTACTTGCGTTCTGTTGAGCGGCCTACCCTAAAGTTAGGGCCAAAGACTGAAATTCGCGGTACAAGCTGATCTGTTGAACGTTTACGGATGAGACTTGAGAAACAAGAACAATTACGGAGTACGCACTTCTCTCTATCTACACGCTGCTGAGATAATTATAAGGAAGAAGTGGCCAAAATGTATCACACCTTTTGACTCTTTTGGCTATTAACCACGATGCAAATGTTGTGCGTAACAACGTCAGCAATCAAAATCTAAGGAAAACTTAGGGTCTCGCCTAGATAAAAAGCAGGTCTATCAAAGCAcagaataagatattttatttaacaCAGTAACTTGTAACATGAACGATTGATTTGACAACCCCGACTAATTTTATTGCTCTATTGATTGTCCTCCTAGATAATTAGCTGGGACCAAGGGTAGGTCAGTGGCCGACTGGCCACTGTACCCAAGGCTACAACGGAGACAATGTTCCGTCTTCTGGACTTCCTACCAAAGTCTTACAGCTTTATCTCTCAGGAAGATGCCATAAGCTATGGGCACAGTCTGGAAGAATAGCCGAGAATAATCAATATGTAGGAGACTTGCCACAACCAGATTGTCAGTATGATTCATTCAGCTCTTATTTTCGGTGAGCGTTGTGCAAGGTCGCGGTCAGTTAATAGGTACATCGATTCTCTGCCAAATACCATCTGTAAAAATGTCATTTCCTAACTTGGTGTAATTGGCCCAGAGGTTTGAGCCTACACTAAGCCATAATAGGCTACGGCAGTGATGAATCATTTCCTGTCAATGAATGCTACGGGTTTTCGGGCCCGCGGAGACTGGAggataagaaagaaatgggAGAcaatgccttattataaagtcaGAGAGTCCCTTTAAAAATGGAATACGATAAAACATGCAACGCCCTGGCCGTTAGGTCTTCTAAAATATACTCAACCTATCTCAAACCCATAGCCCTTGACAATTACACCACCAACTAGGATCACTTTCTACCAGCCACAATGGGTTACATGAAAACTACCTACGATTACTTCGACGTCGACGCGCCTTTCACGCCCCATCCTAAATATGGCCATCTTTCCGAAAAGACTCCCGAGTATGAACAAGCAGAGCCTTCCATCCGAAAGACTTATGAAGTTCTATTCTCCCTTCCCGACTTTCCAAGTGTCCGCGCAGTCGCTGGTGATGCAGACGCAGTGATGCCGCCTGAGGGACCTAATCGTTACAAAGATGTTGTCACAGAGCTGATCGACATCCCTACTCGTGATGGCACCATGATTGAACTCAAGATTTACAAGTCTCCTAGTGTCAAGGATAACGCTGTTCTGATGTATCGAATGCACGGTGGTGGTATGTATATGGACCCAGCCGATCGATGAGCTTAGCTGACGCTTGTAAGGCTGGTGTCTTGGTCGCCACGAAGTCGATGGCGTGGATAACGTGTATGCTGCTACTAACACCAGCATTATTGTCGTTAGTGTCGACTATAGGACGTGAGTTCCCATCTCCAAAAGATACATAGGAGTTTTGCTCATAGATCCAGAGCCCCAGAGCATCCCTTCCCGACACCAATCAATGATTGTTATGATGGGCTCATCTGGGTGAGTTGGTAGCGTAAAATCTGTTGAAGCTAGTGAGCTGACCCTTTCCAGTGCAAGAATAACGCAGACAGGCTAGGAGTTGACCCAGAGAAAATCATAATTAGTGGAGGCTCCGCCGGCGGCCAACTCGTGAGGCCCCCTTTTCATTTTGCCTATGGTAAAGAATCTGACGACTATGTAGGCAGCTTCACTCGCTCTAGACTGCGTCAGAGACGATGTGACCGGAATCATCGCCCAAGTGTTGCATTTTCCATCAACGTGTCATCCCAAATTCTTCCCTACGGATAAGTATGAATACGGGAGCTATGTCCAGAACTACGACGACGCTGTCCTGAGCACAATAAACATGGAGACGGTCTTAGATGCTCATGTCCCTGATGCGAAGCCAGACTACAGACACTCTCCTCTCCTTTCGGAATCATTCAAGGGGCTCCCTCCAACACGTAAGCGCTTCCATAGATTTACATGCTTAAACTAACAGGGTCTAGTGATTCAATGCGGTGGAACGGATGTCCTTCGAGATGATTCATTCGCCTACGCTGGTGCTCTCATGAAAGACGGCATTGACGTGGAAATTCACTGTTATGCTGGGCTTCCACATTGGTTTCCTGTCATACTTCCCCAAACATCGCAAAGTGTTCAGTTCTATGAGAGATACAACGACTTCTTGGCCAGACATGCAGGGAATTAAGAGTACTTTAGGCGGGAGGTAATTAGCACAACTGAGGTCTGGGAAGGTCTCAAAGTTCATGgccttataaagctaaagcGACATGGATAAAATGGACATGCACATGTTGATGGGACAAGAAAATATTTATTCTCCAGCAGCACCAATACTTGAGACAGGCCACTCAGACAAAAACTGGCCCTTCCACCCAATTATCAAGAAAGCTCATATCCAACCCCTCTAATGTCCATGAATCTGCCACTGGGATATCTTGTAGAGAAGACGGCCcatctgtttctgtttcaacaccttcttcatcaacagatgaagaaggtatAGGATCAGCCAAATGGCCATCTCCTAAGGCGTTCCCCAGCCCTGGCCGGTCCAATGCTATATTGCCCCAAGGAACCTCCATTGTGATAGGTGGCTTTTCTGTTCCATATGGATCACGCCTCAGAATCTTGATCACGGGAAGATTGGGTAGATGAATGTCGAGAGCTGTTCCATCGTCACTGGCTTTGACATGATGACCCAAATTCCCATCCTTGACCGGCTCTTCGGCAAAAGAAACACTATAACGTACCCCAGCGGTCACATTATCCTCAATTGCCAGAAGATAGTGTAGGAGGGTCATTAATCTCTTGGAAATATCGTCACTCGTTCTACGCACTCCGTCTTGTGCTATTTTTAGTACTTGCTCAATAAGCCCACGATCACTCAACCGCTGTTGTGTGAGAAAGTGAAAGCCCTGCTCCTCAATCCGTTTGTGGCGCTCATCGCAAAGGATGTGAGCAATGGTCAAGGCTGTACAAGACATGAAGGCAATTAAATCTGTTCCCCGGCAGTGATATCGTGACTGAGGAATTGAGCGAATGGAGACGAAACGCGTGAGGATCTCTCGACTTGCTGTTACAGCTGTCAACTTGTTATACTTCCACTCTTCTCTCCCATCGACCTTAAATAGGTAGGGCATGTGGAGCTGTAATAGAAGGTGGTACTGCATGAAATGATCGTTGAAACGAAGAGTCTCGCGAATCTTGTCGGCGAGGTCGTAGTGGGAGGACAGATTGGGCATGATCCACCACTGGGCTGGCATAGATGTACATGCATCTCGTAACAACTTGTCAATCTCTCTTGTGAGTGATTGATCAAAAATACCAGATGCTCTTCTACTTAATAGGCGGGCGCAGGCAATTGAACAGAGATGTTGCATCTTCCGATTTGCAGAGTAGGAGTCAGTCGGATCGAGGTTACTAACTGGTTCGTCAGGTGCGCTCTGTGGCAGACCTAGCATCAAACAAAGATATCGATCGAGGTTGATCACACGGAACCACAAATCGTCTGGTTCAACGGTGGCTCCTCTTACCGAAGATGGAATAATACCCTCGTTGAGGCCCAAAACCTGGGCTATCATGACAGCACGGCGCGCCGCAAGCCACGATCGGCGAAGATTTCCTGCGTAATTCTCAAAAAGAGCCTCGAGCATGATGCATTCTATGCCTTCAAGTGATGAAACTAGATCATCGTTGCAGGTGACATGATCATGCGCGACTTTAACAATCCGTGCCATTATGTTCTCGTAGCTTGTGCTGAGCTTTTCAAGGTGCTTTTCCGACGAGATGAGAGTGCCTTGCAGAAAGGTGGCGAGTACGAGCATTTTCCTGGCGACGAGGACAGGATGAGCTCCTCGTGGTGGCAAGCGAAGCAAGCTGGAAGGAGATGGGAGCCTTGAGCCGCGTTCCTTTGGTGGTGCGCATGTCATTGCTCTGATGATTTGCGAGGACTCTACCGGGACGCTCATGATTATTTTCATGTCTTCTGCACTCGGCCAAGCAGATATTAGGGCTTGGTACACAGAATCGTAGGGTCCTGGATCATCGGGAATGCGAGACGGTGGCGATCTCTCGGATTGTGGTGTAAGCTCAATGGGATGTATCTATCATTTGTGAGTATCATACTTTATATCATGCCTTCATACTTGACTTACCGAAAGGGAAGCATCGTCTGTTGAAGCGGCATTGGTGTTGACGGCAGCAGGCGACTTTGAATGTCTATGTCCATCTTCGCTTTGTCTTCTCGATACCGACCTCGAGGGTGAAACCAAGCCATTTCGAGATCGCTTGTCGGATTGTGcattcttgagaagatgctgtACCAAGGCTTCAACTTCCCCAAGCCGATCTACGATGTGCTTATTGCTTCCAACTTCGCGCGGCCTCTCAGATTCCTGGCTCACACAGTCTGTACCACGCCTCTTGCATGAGTCACAAATACCGAGATCATCGGAGAAGATGCATTTCGCTTTCCGACGCTTACACTCCCAGCAAGAGACGGTTCCCTTCCGTAGCTTCTTCAGGCGTTTTGGGGCTGGCGCGGAATTGTCCGCCGAAGCGGAGTCAGGCAATGGGTACTGCTCGTCCAATGAGATGTGTTCTCCCATGATTGAATTGTAGGATagaatgaggaggatggtAAAGTATGACAGCGTACGGAGTGAGAGACAAAAGCTGACCGTCGAAAGATTCTGCTGGGTATTCGTCCGCCGATTTCCCGGAGCTTTTGAGGTGGATTTGTCATGTGTTGAAACGCTAGGGCGGAGATAAGTGCCGGGAATAAAGACCATGGCATTCACGATGTCGGCGGACGAACACAGTGACCCTACGAATTGGCGGAAGTTGAGGGTACaagatagtatataagaGACAGAATAGATAAGTGTTGAGTGATGGTACAAAGCGTGAGTATCACCCAGTCTCAATAAAGCATACAAGTTGGGTTCAATATGGTCAAAATCGCAATTGCTGGAGGAGCCGGCAGTAAGTCTTATTTATCCTCGATTTTTGATAGAGGTTATTGACCGAGTTCTAGATGTCGGCCAAGAGGTCGTGGATGCCCTCGTCGCTAGAAATAAGCATGAGATAATCATTCTGTCTCGAAAGGTATGCGATGTTACCTGACTAGCACTTCTCAACTAACATCTCAGGATGCGCCAGAAACAGAAATTGCCCCCGGGGTGAAGTGGTTCAAGACGAAATACGACAATGTTGAAGAACTTACAAATATCCTAGAGGGCGTCCATACAGTTTTATCTTTTATGTCTGTCGCCCCTGGTGATACAGCTGCTGGGCCACAGGAGAAGTTGATCGATGCGGCAGTCCGAGCGGGCGTGAAGCGCTTTGCCCCAAGTGAATGGGCTTCGTAGGTCAATCAGATTCGTTAACTGGTGTATAGTTGACAGCGAATAGGTCTAATCTGGATTACTTTCCCTGGTACGACTTCAAGAGGTCTGCACGTGAGTACCTTGCTGAGCTGAACAAGGACAAAAAGGTACCGCACGCTATCTAGCAGCACACAAGATTCACTAACGCTTGACTATAGGTCATCGAGTACACACTATTCCAGTTTGGACTCTTCACCAATTACATGACCTACCCATACAAGTCATCCAAGCACGTCAATCTTTTTGAAACACCGGTCAACTTTCATGACCGTCGAGCCCTTCTCATTGACGATGGTGAAGCGGTAATAACACTCACAACTGCCCAAGACGCAGCGAAAGTGACCGCTTTAGCTGTCGAATATGAAGGAGAATGGCCAGTTGTCAGTGGTGTGAATGGAACAGACATTACGATGAATGAACTTGTTGCTCTTGGTGAGAAGATCCGAGGTAGGGCCAGCCCAAGACAGAGTATACTCCAGACAGGATACTAATCATTTACATAGGTCAAAAGTTCAAAGTCGAGTATTTGAAGGGCCAGGACCTCGAAGCTGGTATCGTCAAAGCTTCGTGGCTTCCCCTTCCCGAACACCCATCGATTCCagttgagatgagagagaaaatTGCTGCGGATATGATCAAGTGCTTCCTTCTCGGAATCAAGCATGGTGCTTTGAAGGTCTCCGATGAGTGGAACAGGCTTTTGCCCGAGTATGAGTTTACCCAGCCTGAGAAATTTTTGACCAAGGCATGGGCTGCTATTGACGTAGGAGCTAAGAGTGTCTTCACAGAGAATTAGAGGGTCTAAAAACATCAGAATAGAGATATGTGTATGCTATTAGGATTTGAAAATGTATACACATGAGAAACCTGCAATTCCGGGGTGGTATTTCCACGTACTGGCACGGACTGAGGAGACGGAGTGGAAGGTCATTCAGCATCCTGCCCAACTACTCCATTCGAATCCAGTGAAGTCTGAGTTCAATACCACAATAACCTGTAGGTCAGCCATGGAAGCACCCATGAGGCAAGAAAAATGTGTGAATTATCATGCAAGCGCCATCAGAATCCACCAGCACCGCCAGCAATCGCTCCAGCCATGCACCCATGATGAGTTATGATCGCCCCACCACCGGGGTTACGAAGCAAGAAAGACTTCATCTGTCTCTTGTTTCTGGCACGGGACGCTTTGCTGGCCGCGTTCATTTCATTGATTCTGTTCGTGCGTGCTTGGTCTCTTTGCCGAGAATACGCACTGCTGCTGGAAACCGGGTACTGGCTGTCATAGTTCTTGTAGTAGCGTGGAGGTGGATCAACAGGATCTTGGCGCCTGGTAGAGAATGGTATACACATCGTTGTAGGTTCTTGCGAAACGCAGGACTGTTTGTTTGTACTCAATGATAGAGGGCGTTGCTTTAATGATGCGATATCGGTCAGAGTGATTGACGAGGCTTCAGGTCATTCATAGTCTGCAAGGATCTTGGCGGCGAGCTACTCAGTGGAGTGGGTacttattgcctttatataAGTCCTCTGATGTTTGGCAAGAGCATGCGATCAAAGTTACCAACCTACCCTAGGTAATGACGTGACCGCTGTGCGTGTCAATCCCCCGCTTGAAGCCGAGGCTGAGCTCTAGGCATCATAATTGCTGAAACTGTCCAGGCTTCTGGGCCGATTCTTCGAGACAAGCGATTGGCAGTGGGTCAATTTAAAAGGCTATGCAGCCGTAAGTGGTGTTAAATCCTGCGGCAGCAAACACAATTATCGGTCATTGCGTTCCTGTTTAAGTTTGCCTCTGATGTTGTCAGCCTACATGCAGttttgaagatcttggccgGACTGTGAGGTCGTGGAGTAATGATCGACCGGCCCCCAACAGATAAGGCCGCCTGACTTATTTACCAACAACCCTGCCCACTGTCATATCCACAAGAATTTGACAATGCAAACAAATGGCTATTCAGAAAGCCTGCTCTTGCCTCCAAAATCCACTTCCGAAATCGAGTTCCTTCGGACACAGATTAGACTCAACCATCTTGATTAAGCGCAGGTGGCTAACAATAACTCAATTCACCCCTAGACTCAACCAGATTCTTCCATCCAAATTCTTACTTACATGTTGAGCTATTCTCTGTGGCTACAAGGATAATGGTGGACTGTGAGAGCTTGTTTCTCAATGCATTTGCGCGTTGTATTGTCAAGGCCTGCTCCGAGGTCAAAGGTCTCAACTGCGTTCAACGACAACTACGTATGAACGGATATTCTCATGAGTCATCAGCATCCTCCACCTCCCCCGTCACATCCaccgcctcctccgcctcctccaccatctCCTCCGCCCCCACCATCACAGCCATAGCTGTCGTATCCTGCTCCGGCATCCCCGCCTCCGCCTTCGCCCCCAATACTATTGCCGCCCTGGCCCCAGTCTGCAACGAAATGATGACCCGCGCCAAGAAGTCGAATGTACGCAGCTCCCTGGTCGACGTTGTTGGTGGTATTGTAGTTGTTTGTGTAGTaatcatcttcctcatctcttTTTCGTCTAAAGAACGGAAGACACATTGTTACAAAGGACGATGAAAGGCTTCGCCCAAATATTTATTTGTATGATAGATGTATGAATTGAGTTGGCAGTGAGAGTCCTGCTGTATTGGTACGACAAGCTTGTTATACTGAAGGACGACTTCGACACTTGTGTTTGAAGAAAATAATGAGAAATTTAATGATAGTCTTGAGCTCTGAACATTTGCACTTCAGGCCATTCTTAAATACCAACATCAGGGTCTTGCCAAGAGAGTTTGGCAAGCCTATGAGTCCATCACTTTCGGATTGAAGTTGCAGCAGTCAGCTTATTCCACTGAACAGCAAGGCTCGGCCAGCCAAGCTGTAATCTCAGCTACTTGCCAAGCATGTTTGCATGGTAACAATGTACCTTTGGCATATGCTTGGCCAGTCCTTGCATTGCGTAGCCAGCTGATGACATGGTTTACAGTTGAAAGACAGGGCATGCCCACGAAAGGTATAGGATAAAGTTGTGAAAGCTTCTCAGATTGTGTTGCTGGTCTAATAAAGTACAAACGTACAAATCCAATGTCTCCCGTCAAGCCATTATCTTTCAAGGTATCAATCATGAAACTCCAAAGCCCAATGTCACATCATTTTATGAAcaacctcctccacctccaccatctgcgccgccgccgccgccgccatcaCAGTGGCCTCCTCCATGATGACCCCCTCCGCTGTAATCGGCCCAAGCTCCCACTAAATCACCGGCAGCTGAGGCGTAGTGACGGCCATGTTTGCGTGACTTCTTGCCACCGTTGTAGTATCCGTAGTTGTTGTAGCCGTATTTCTTTGAGTAGCCCATGGCTGGTTGTGGATGGTAATCGTAGACCCGATCATGTTTTTTCTTTCTGAAGAGTGGTATACACATTTTGGAGGCGTGCGTGTTTGTGCTTGTGTTTGAGTATTGTGTTGGTGGGTGACTCGTTTGCTAATGTTGAAGCAATGAAGCAGATGAAAAGCTAGTTTCGTTTGGTAATGCAAGCTGGGAATGCAGTTGTAGTTTATAGAAGCAGACAACTCGTAGtaaaagacttttctttgtATGTAGGATTGTTTTTGATGATTAGATGATTGATAGACCTCAACCAGGGAACGACGCGCACTTATATACATGCAATCTCTGGCTTGATGCAGCCTAGAGTGACGTCTGTCGTCAGCTTCCACGCTCCGAAACCAGGTCTGAGCCCCGGACAACCCATTAGAGCATCCTTCGAGAACAGTTCTACGGCAAACATGTCACTAGACAGCACCTGATTGATCAGACTCACTGCTGCACAGCCACCAGGGCATTTTGTTGCACAGTTGACCGCGTGAATCATCCCTAATTAGTCTTAGATGGCCTTAGGGTTCCCCTGTAATTTCGTCGCTTGAATCTTCAGCCCTGTCTCCTagtgatgatcttgtctCAAAAGGGTATCAATGGAGCGATGTGATCGACCCGCCTCTGACGCTAGCGCTGAGGGCACAGCAAGATCATCGTcagctgctggtgctgcgCCATGTTACAGCGACCGCGATCTTcgatattttacttttagaatATCCTCATTTTCCCAGGCCTTGATGCAGCGAGAAACCATTTGAACAAGCCAACCTGACTCTGTTGACAGTCAGAAATCAGAGGGCGATGCCAAAACTACAGTGCCCTCTATCGAACCCCAGGAATGAGATGAGTAAATtgtcaaaaaaaaaaacaaaaaaaaaacgcATCTCTATCGTATAAGCCAATGATCTAATAGTACATAATACACAAATTAAGTAAACGCTATAGCTTTCTCTTGCCAGTAATGAGCTCAAACTCCTTTTCCGAGCTCTTCTCGAACTCTCTTTTAACCCAAGCTCCTATACTTGAAGCAGCCTCTTGAGGGCTCTCCAAATGTAACTGAAAGAAGCCCTGCAATAATGATGGCGTGAACGTATCGTCGGGAATTTCTTTCCCAAATTCtgcagcaagcttcttgatctcatccataTCAAGATGCGAGGTGCATCCGAGATCAGGAGAAAACATGCGGATAAACATCTCTTCGGCTGACTTTCGACTGATGTTGCCCAGGAGAACCTTCATATCGACTCGTCCTGGCCGTACCAGTGCGCTGTCCAGCTGCTCGGGGTGGTTGGTAGTCATGATAATGATGCGTCCTTCGACAGAGCCGACGCCATCCAATACATTCAAAAGCCCTGAGAGAGTGCAGTTAGGTGCGGAACTTCCTTCTTGCCCATTATCTGAATTTGAACGATCCGTCCAAACTGCATCGATATCTTCGAGTAATACAACACAACGTGGAGGAATTTCTTGAAACATCTGCTCCAGATCTGCATCCGTGGCAACGCTAGGAATCTTGACTTCATAAAGATCCAGTCCAAATTCGCCGGCGATTGCAACCGAAAGCGATGACTTTCCGGTTCCAGGGGGACCGTAAAATAGATAACCTCGCCTATAAGGCATACTCCGACTCTGATATCTCTTCTGCGTCTTGGGATCAAGATAATTTCGAATGTCGCCGAGAAGCTCTTGTTTCGTCTCATTATCGAAGTGAACGGTCTCTAAATGTCGAATCGGTTTCCGTGCCTTTGGTTTCCACGAAAGACCATAGCGATCTCGAGCGTAGATAATCACGAAAAACTGTGTTTGCCGATCTGAATACTCTCGGCATGATTCGATAAAGGCCTTGATGGGCTCAGCCGACCAGCCAAAGCAGCTCACAGTgatctcttctcctccgaTGCCATCATAACTAGGGTCTGATaaagaagagctgaagtcGTCGATTCTGCGTGTCACAAGAAACAGATTTCCCTCATAAAATAGCCATCTTGTGTTCCAATGGGGCGAATACTGGATAGAATGCTTTGTCTTTTTAAGGGCTGCGGCGCGATCTCCATTCTGCCCGATATCGGTGCGTCCATGAAATGAGCGATAATGTCGTTCCCGATTAGCGAGAATCCATTTGACAACACTTCTGTTGAGAGGGTCGCCCCCTGGAATTGTCACTGATGCGAGAAAGAAGCGTCGTATTGTGCCGTAGACTTCATGCCATATACGATGCAGAAATCTCCAAGCTGTAGGGACTGTTCCGGCAATGGCAATGAGCGATCCGATCTGTGTGATGTCGAGTTCTGACCAGCGCGAGACAACATCTCTCATGATACCGATTCCTTGCGACATTGGATCGAGCAGATGCTGTCCGGTAGCGGCGCCAACGTGGAAGTGATGAGACATATTCTCAATGCTCACCAAGTTGGCGACGTGCTCAATTGAAGCTCAGCGTGGGGTGCAATTGAGCGACCATTGAGAGGTATAGCTGCAAGAGACGAAGATTAAAGAAAAGACATTCgagaaataaaataattacaTCGGTTTAAAGAGCGACAAGAAAGATCAATTAAGAATACTGTACAGATTGATAGGGGATTCCGTCATACTACAACCTAGAGATTTGTCAAGTTTTGGTAGCAATTGAAGATTTGCCATTGTTCCCCGCCTACCATTCTTGGTAAGGCGCCCCTTTTATGCATCTTGATCCCTGCCCGTCGACGTTGCTGTGGGGGGTTTAAT encodes:
- a CDS encoding related to 2`-hydroxyisoflavone reductase, giving the protein MVKIAIAGGAGNVGQEVVDALVARNKHEIIILSRKDAPETEIAPGVKWFKTKYDNVEELTNILEGVHTVLSFMSVAPGDTAAGPQEKLIDAAVRAGVKRFAPSEWASSNLDYFPWYDFKRSAREYLAELNKDKKVIEYTLFQFGLFTNYMTYPYKSSKHVNLFETPVNFHDRRALLIDDGEAVITLTTAQDAAKVTALAVEYEGEWPVVSGVNGTDITMNELVALGEKIRGQKFKVEYLKGQDLEAGIVKASWLPLPEHPSIPVEMREKIAADMIKCFLLGIKHGALKVSDEWNRLLPEYEFTQPEKFLTKAWAAIDVGAKSVFTEN
- a CDS encoding related to BCS1-mitochondrial protein of the AAA family of ATPases; amino-acid sequence: MSHHFHVGAATGQHLLDPMSQGIGIMRDVVSRWSELDITQIGSLIAIAGTVPTAWRFLHRIWHEVYGTIRRFFLASVTIPGGDPLNRSVVKWILANRERHYRSFHGRTDIGQNGDRAAALKKTKHSIQYSPHWNTRWLFYEGNLFLVTRRIDDFSSSLSDPSYDGIGGEEITVSCFGWSAEPIKAFIESCREYSDRQTQFFVIIYARDRYGLSWKPKARKPIRHLETVHFDNETKQELLGDIRNYLDPKTQKRYQSRSMPYRRGYLFYGPPGTGKSSLSVAIAGEFGLDLYEVKIPSVATDADLEQMFQEIPPRCVVLLEDIDAVWTDRSNSDNGQEGSSAPNCTLSGLLNVLDGVGSVEGRIIIMTTNHPEQLDSALVRPGRVDMKVLLGNISRKSAEEMFIRMFSPDLGCTSHLDMDEIKKLAAEFGKEIPDDTFTPSLLQGFFQLHLESPQEAASSIGAWVKREFEKSSEKEFELITGKRKL